The nucleotide sequence TCCCGCTGCTCGACGTGACCGCCGAGCCGGCCGACCTCGAGGTGCGCTACGGCGGCGGCAACTACGCCGACTGCGAGCACCGTCCGCTGCTCGAGGAGCTGGTGGTGCCGGCCTGCAGCCCGAGCTACCTCAACGAGTTCGGCCCGTTCCACGGCTTCCGCACCGCGGCCGAGATCGCGGCCGCGCGGCTGATCCGCAGCCCGCTCGAGCCCTGGGGCACCTGGTTCGCGAGCTGCGGCATCGACCAGCCCGAGCCGCGGCTGGGCTCGCAGTTCAACGACCTGGGCCTGGTCTACGACGCGGCCGCCAGCGGCTTCGGCGTGGCGCTGGTGCGCCAGAAGATGGGCGCGGCCTGGTTCGAATCGGGCCGGCTGGTGGCGCTGTCGGAGCACGCGGTGCGCTCGCCGCACCGCCACACGCTGTGCTGGCAGCCGGGCGCGCTCGAGCGCTGGGAATGCGCGGCCTTCGCCGACTGGCTGGTGCAGGCGCTGCGCTGAGCCCGTGCGGCGCGGCGAAGATTCCTCAAGCCCGCCGCAAAAATCCTTCAACCCGGAGGCCGCGCATTTCCTTAGAGTGGGGGGGCCGGCCCCCGCCAGGCTTCCGCGGAAGAACACCGAGAAGAGACTTCGCCCATGAACGCGCCCCCGAGCCCGACGCAGCATGCGTCGCTCCAGAAGACAGAACGCCAGTCGCAGGTCGTGCGCGCGCTGCAGGCCCACCTGCCGGCGCAT is from Variovorax paradoxus and encodes:
- a CDS encoding LysR family transcriptional regulator, with the protein product MALQHIPPIQCLVTFEALARLRHAGRAADELCVTASAVSHRIRQLESHVGFKLFGRGDFSLTADGAAYLANVRTGLAALQAHAGGGNAEVGQRAATRLRLAVTPTFSRQFLMPRLELFRNIYPDIDLVLQVSIPLLDVTAEPADLEVRYGGGNYADCEHRPLLEELVVPACSPSYLNEFGPFHGFRTAAEIAAARLIRSPLEPWGTWFASCGIDQPEPRLGSQFNDLGLVYDAAASGFGVALVRQKMGAAWFESGRLVALSEHAVRSPHRHTLCWQPGALERWECAAFADWLVQALR